CTTCGACGCGGCCGTCCTTCACGCGCGCGTAGAGGACGTTGTCGGGCCCGACGCGCAGCGTGCCGGCGTCGAGCGGCTCCTCGGTTTCGTCGTTGAGGTGGAGGCGGATGCCGCCGTCCGGGGCGTCGTCGATGGTGGTGACGACCCAGGGCGTGTCCTCGATCTCGACCTGGGCGCGGTCCTCGCCCAGCTCGAGGCGGGCGACGCCGTCGTCGCCGACCGTCATGGCGCGGGCGTAGAGCCGACAGATGGCGGCGTTCGGGATGCGCTCGTCGTCGCAGTACCACTGGCCGTCGCGGCCGAAGCGGATGCGTCCCGCGTGGATCGCGGTGAAGCCGGCGCGCGCCATCTCAGCCCAGCTCTCCGCTCTCGAGCAGCAGCGTCACCGGGCCGTCGTTCACGAGCGCCACCCGCATGTGGGTGCGGAAGCGGCCGGTCTCGACGGCGACGCCCTCGGCGCGCGCGTGCGCGACGAAGCGCTCGTACAGCGCCTCCGCCTGGGCGGGAGGCGCGGCCGCGGTGAACGACGGTCGTCGTCCCCGGCGGCAGTCGCCGTAGAGCGTGAACTGCGACACCACGAGCATCCCCCCGCCGACATCGGCGAGCGCGCGGTTCATCTGCCCGGCGTCGTCCTCGAAGACGCGCAGGCCGACGATCTTGCGCGACAGCCGCTCGGCGTCGCCGTCGGCGTCCGCCGTGCCGACGCCGAGCAGCACGCAGAGGCCGTGTCCGATCGCGCCCACGACCTCGCCGTCGACCGCGACGCTCGCTTCGCGCACGCGTTGCACGACCGCCCGCACGCGCCGCGTTTAAGCACGATCATCCCGGACGCGCGAGGGGCGGCCGCGAGTGGCGGCGGCGGAGAGCCTCGGCTAGGATGCGCGCTCTCCCGGATGTTCCCGGACAACCTCCACATCGGGCCGCTGCCGATCCATATCTTCGGCGTGATGCTCGCGCTCGCCTTCCTCGCCGGCGCGCAGGTTCTCCAGCGCGAGTTCGGGCGCAAGGGCTTCGATCCCGAGCTGGCGTCGTCGGTGATCGTGTGGGCGGCGGTCGGCAGCCTCGTCGGCGCGCGGGTGTGGCTCGTGCTCGAGGACTGGCCCGCCTTCGTGCGCGACCCGATCGGCTTCCTCTTCACCGGCAGCGGCTTCGTCTTCTACGGCGGGCTCGTCGGCGGCGCGCTCGCGGTGACGCTGCTCTTCCGCCGCCACGGCATCCCGTGGATGCAGGGCGCCGACGCCGCCGCGCCGGCGCTCGTGCTGGGGCAGGCGATCGGCCGCGTCGGTTGCCAGCTCTCGGGTGACGGCGACTGGGGGGCGGTCACCACGGCGCCCTGGGGCATGCGGTATCCGTACGCGGTCGTGTGCGGCATCCCGCCGGCGCGCTGCGGCGCCGACGGCCAGACCGTGTGGCCCGCCGACGTCTACGTGCACCCGACGCCGATCTACGAGACGCTCGCCTACCTGGCGGTCTTCGCCTTCCTGTGGCGGCGCCGGCGGGAACCGCATCCCGACGGCAGCCAGATCGCCTGGTACCTGATCCTCGCCAGCGGCGCGCGCTTTGCGGTCGAGTTCCTGCGCATCAACCCCGTCGTGGGGCTCGGGCTCACGGCGGCGCAGTGGACCAGCATCGGCCTCATCGTGCTCGGCACGGCGCAGCTGCTCCGGCTCCAGAGACGATGGCGGACCGCCGCGGCCTGAGGATCGCGCTCACGACCGTCGCCATCGGGGTGGTCGCGGCGGGCGTGCTGATCGCGGCGTCGCGACGGTCGCCCGGGCTTGCCCCCGACTTCTCGGTGCCCGACCTGGCGGGCCAGGCGGTGCGGCTCTCGGCCCTCCGTGGCAAGGTCGTGCTCGTGAACCTGTGGACCACCTGGTGTCCACCGTGTCGCGAGGAGATGCCGTCGATGGAGCGGCTCCACCGGCGCCTCGGCCCGCAGGGCCTCGTGCTCCTCGCCGTCAGCCAGGACGACGGCGGCAGGGCGGTCGTCGAGCCGTTCGTCCGGGGGCTCGGGCTGACGTTCCCGGTGCTGATCGACCCGGAGCACCAGGTGGGCAGTGCCTACGGCGTCTGGGGCTACCCCGAGACCTTCATCGTCGACCGTGACGGACGCATCGCCGAGCGCGTCATCGGGCCGCGCAACTGGGACGCCCCCGAGCAGGTGGTGGCTCTTGAGCGTCTTCTCGCCGCCGGCGGTCCGGACACGGGCACGCCGTGAAGACGGGTTTTCCTCTATCGAATGGCACGCGTATAGTGACGCGCATCGCGAGGTTCGGATGAACGGCAATCGACGCAGGGGTCTGGCGCTGGCGGTTCCGCTGGGTGTGCTGCTGGCGGTGCTCCTTTCGGGCGGACGCGGAGCGGAGAGGGTCGCCGGCGCGTCGTCGCCGCGCGACGCCTACGAGGAGCTGGAGGCGTTCACCAACGTCCTCGCCATCATCCAGAAGAACTACGTCGAGGACGTCGACACGAAGCGCCTCGTCGAAGGCGCCATCAACGGCATGCTGACGGCGCTCGACCCGCACAGCGCCTACCTGACGCCCGAGCTCTACAAGGAGCTCCAGGTCGAGACCAAGGGCAGCTTCGGCGGCCTCGGCATCGAGATCACGAACCGCAACGGCATGCTGACGGTCGTCGCCCCCATCGAGGACACGCCCGCCTGGCGGGCCGGCATCAAGCCGCAGGACGTCATCCTCAAGATCGACGGCGAGTTCACGAAGGATATGTCCCTTGTCGACGCGGTCAAGAAGATGCGCGGGCCGAAGAACACCAAGGTGAAGCTCACCATCAAGCGCGAGGAGCCGCAGCAGCTGTTCGATGCCACGCTCACCCGCGAGGTCATCAAGATCCAGAGCGTCAAGGCGCGGGTCCTCGAGGGCGGCTACGGCTACATCCGCATCACGCAGTTCCAGGAGCGCACCGACGACGACGTCGCGAGGGCGCTGCGCGACCTCGATCGCGAGACCGGCGGCCTCCAGGGCCTAGTGCTCGACCTGCGCAACAACCCGGGCGGTCTCCTGCAGCAGGCCGTCAAGGTGAGTGACCTGTTCCTCGACTCGGGCATGATCGTCTACACCGACGGCCGGCTCGAGAACCAGAAGCAGAAGTACTTCGCGCACAAGGCGTCGACGTTCGCGAACTTCCCGATGGTCGTGCTCGTGAACGGCGGCTCGGCGAGCGCCTCGGAGATCGTCGCCGGCGCCCTTCAGGACCACAAGCGCGCGCTCGTCCTCGGCACCACCACCTTCGGCAAGGGCTCGGTGCAGACCATCCTGCCGCTCGACGACTCGTCGGCGCTGCGCCTCACGACCGCGCGCTACTACACGCCGAACGGCCGCTCCATCCAGGCGACCGGCATCGTGCCAGACATCACGATGGAACAGGGCGCCCAGCTGGCGGCCATCGACCGCGGCGTGCGCGAGTCGAACCTGCCGCGCCACCTCGAGCGCCCCGACGGCGAGACCGATCCCGGCGCCGTCATCGGTGGCGACGCGGGGGGTCCCGACGGCCAGCTCGTGCCGATCGACACGACGCCGGCGGAGAACCCGGACCTACGCGAGGGTGAGCTCGGCAAGGACCCGCAGCTCGACCGTGCCCTCGAGCTTCTGAAGAGCTGGCAGGTCTTCAAGACCTTCGTCGCGAAGCGCGACGGGTGAGCCGTCCGGCTCCTCGCGTCCTGTCGGTCGGCGAGCTCGCCGGGCTGCTGCAGGGCACGCTCGAGCGTGAGGTCGGCTCGGTCTGGGTCGCGGGCGAGATCTCGGGGCTGCGGGTGCCGTCGTCCGGGCACCTCTACTTCACGCTGAAGGACGGGGACGCGCAGCTGCGGGCGGCGATGTTCCGCAGCGCCGCGCGCTTCCTGCCGTTCCGGCCCGCCGACGGCATGGACGTGATCGTCTGGGCTCGCGTCGGGCTCTATCCTGCACGCGGCGACCTCCAGCTGTACGTCGAGACGATGGAGCCGCGCGGGCTCGGCGCGCTCCGCCTGGCGTTCGAGCAGCTGAAGGCCCGGCTGCATGCGGAGGGGCTGTTCACCGTCGAGCGCAAGCGGCCGCTGCCGGGGTTTCCTCGCACCATCGGCGTGGTCACCGCGCTCTCGGGCGCGGTCATCCACGACATGCGCGTGGTGCTGCGCCGGCGCTGGCCGGCGGCGCGCGTCGTCGTACGGCCGGTGCGGGTGCAGGGCGCGGGCGCCGCGGGCGAGATCGCCCGCGGGCTCGCCGACCTCGATGCGTTCGGGGTCGACGTCTGCATCGTCGGACGCGGCGGCGGCTCGCTCGAGGATCTGTGGGCGTTCAACGAGGAGGTCGTCGCGCGCGCGATCGCGGCGGCGGGCATGCCGGTGGTGTCGGCGGTCGGACACGAGGTCGACGTCACGATCGCCGACTTCGTCGCCGACGTGCGGGCCGCGACGCCGACCGCCGCGGCGGCCCTCGTGGTGCCGGATCGAGCCGACGTCGGGCGCCGCGTGGGGCTGGCCCACGCCGCTCTGCGGGCCGCGCTGGCGCGCCGCGTACGCGGCATGCGCGAGCAGGTCGAGCAACTCGGGCGGCGTCTCGGCAGCCCGCGGCGCCGGCTGAGCTCGGCTGGCAGCGGGTCGACGACCTGCGCGAGCGCCTGCCGGCCGCGCTGCGCCGCCGCGCCGTCTGGGAGCGGCGCGAGCTCGACGGGCTTGCGGTGCGGCTCGGTCAGGCCGGGCCGGCGGCGCGTACGGCGTCGGCGCGCCGGCAGGTGGGCGGACTCGCCGCGCGGGTCGCGCAGGCGGGTCCGGTGGTCCGCGCGACGGCGGCGCGCCGGCAGGTCGAGGTCCTGGCCGCGCGCCTGCGCACGGGGCTCGCGGTTCGCCAGCGTGAGGCGCGGGGGCAGCTCGACGCGCGCGCCGGGCGGCTCGCCGCGCTCTCGCCGCTCGCGTGTCTCGCGCGCGGCTACGCGATCGTTCGCCGTGGAGCCGCCGATGGGCCCGTGGTACAGGATGCGGCAGTGCTCGCCCCGGGCGAACGCGTCACGCTGGTGCTGGCGCGCGGACGGGCGGCCGCACGCATCACCGACACGGAGACCTGATGCCCCGACACGACCCGATGGCCCGCACCGACGCTCCGGCGGCCGCGAACGGCGAGAGCGGCGCGCGCTTCGAGGACGCGCTGGCGGAGCTCGAAGGCATCGTGCGACGGCTCGAGCACGGCGAGCTGCCGCTCGAGGAGTCGCTCGCCGTGTTCGAGCGCGGCATGATCCTCGTGAAGGAGCTCGGCGGGCGGCTCGAGGCCATCGAGCAACGGGTCGAGGTGCTGCTGCGTACGGCCGACGGGTCGCTCGTCACGCGGTCCCTCGACGAGGACGAGTGAGCGTGGACCTCGAACGCTATCTCGCCGCGCGCCGCCGCCTGGTCGAGCGCGCGCTGGCCGCCGCCTTCCCGGCCGGCCGTCCGGCGCTCCGCCGCGCGATCCGCTACAGCCTCCTGGCAGGCGGCAAGCGCCTGCGGCCGATCCTCACCGTCGCCGCCGCGGAGGTCGCCGGCGGCACGGCGCGCGCGGTCCTGCCGTTCGCATGCGCGCTCGAGCTGATCCACACCTACTCGCTGGTGCACGACGATCTGCCGGCGATGGACGACGACGATCTGCGCCGCGGGCGGCCGACGAGCCACAAGGTCTACGGCGAGGGCATGGCGATCCTGGTCGGCGACGCGCTTCTCACCGAAGCCTTCGGGCTGATGGCCGGCGCGCGCGGCGTCGCACCCGAGCGCGCCGTGCATGCGATCGCGGAGGTGGCGGCGGCGGCGGGCGAGCAGGGCATGGTCGGCGGGCAGGCGCTCGACCTCGCGGGCGAGGGGCGTCAGGGCACGCTCGCCCAGGTGCGCGCCATCCACCGCCGCAAGACGGGGGCGCTGTTCACGGCGGCGGTGCGCGTCGGCGGCCTCGTGGGCGGGGCGAAGGCGCCGCTCCTGCGCCGCCTCACGACCTACGGCGAGCAGCTCGGGCTGGCGTTCCAGATCGTCGACGACGTCCTCGACGCGCTCGAGGCGGGCGACGGCCGTACCGACGCGGCGCTGGAGAAGGTGACTTACCCGGGCGTTCTCGGCATGGACGGCGCCCGCGCCCATGCCGCCCGCGCCCGCGACGCCGCGCTTGCCGCCCTGGTCCCGCTCGGCCAGCCGGCCGAGCCGCTGCGCGCCGTCGCGACCTGGGTCGTCGCCCAGGCGGACGTACTCGCCCTGGCCGCGAGCGCCTGAGGCCGTCGTGGCCGGCGGGGTGCGGCTCGACCGGCTGCTCGTCGAGCGCGGCCTGGCGCCCAGCCGCGAGCGCGCGCAGCGCCTGATCCTCGCGGGCGCGGTGCTCGTCGACGAGCGGCCCGCCGACAAGCCGGGCACGGTGGTCGCGGCCGACGCCGCATTGCGCCTGCGCGCGGAGGCGTCGCCCTGGGTCAGCCGCGGCGGCGAGAAGCTCGTCGGTGCGCTCGACGCCTTCGGCGTGGAGCCGACCGGTCTCGACTGCCTCGACGTCGGCGCCTCGACGGGTGGTTTCACCGACTGCCTCCTGCAGCGCGGAGCGCGCCGCGTGGTGGCGGTCGACGTCGGCTACGGCCAGCTCGCCTGGCGCCTGCGCCAGGACCCGCGGGTCACGGTGCTCG
The sequence above is a segment of the bacterium genome. Coding sequences within it:
- a CDS encoding TlpA family protein disulfide reductase, with the protein product MADRRGLRIALTTVAIGVVAAGVLIAASRRSPGLAPDFSVPDLAGQAVRLSALRGKVVLVNLWTTWCPPCREEMPSMERLHRRLGPQGLVLLAVSQDDGGRAVVEPFVRGLGLTFPVLIDPEHQVGSAYGVWGYPETFIVDRDGRIAERVIGPRNWDAPEQVVALERLLAAGGPDTGTP
- the dtd gene encoding D-tyrosyl-tRNA(Tyr) deacylase produces the protein MRAVVQRVREASVAVDGEVVGAIGHGLCVLLGVGTADADGDAERLSRKIVGLRVFEDDAGQMNRALADVGGGMLVVSQFTLYGDCRRGRRPSFTAAAPPAQAEALYERFVAHARAEGVAVETGRFRTHMRVALVNDGPVTLLLESGELG
- a CDS encoding DUF1285 domain-containing protein yields the protein MARAGFTAIHAGRIRFGRDGQWYCDDERIPNAAICRLYARAMTVGDDGVARLELGEDRAQVEIEDTPWVVTTIDDAPDGGIRLHLNDETEEPLDAGTLRVGPDNVLYARVKDGRVEARFLRKAYYALMRRAEPGAADGDAVLRVGTRRVPLRAPGA
- the xseB gene encoding exodeoxyribonuclease VII small subunit codes for the protein MARTDAPAAANGESGARFEDALAELEGIVRRLEHGELPLEESLAVFERGMILVKELGGRLEAIEQRVEVLLRTADGSLVTRSLDEDE
- a CDS encoding S41 family peptidase translates to MNGNRRRGLALAVPLGVLLAVLLSGGRGAERVAGASSPRDAYEELEAFTNVLAIIQKNYVEDVDTKRLVEGAINGMLTALDPHSAYLTPELYKELQVETKGSFGGLGIEITNRNGMLTVVAPIEDTPAWRAGIKPQDVILKIDGEFTKDMSLVDAVKKMRGPKNTKVKLTIKREEPQQLFDATLTREVIKIQSVKARVLEGGYGYIRITQFQERTDDDVARALRDLDRETGGLQGLVLDLRNNPGGLLQQAVKVSDLFLDSGMIVYTDGRLENQKQKYFAHKASTFANFPMVVLVNGGSASASEIVAGALQDHKRALVLGTTTFGKGSVQTILPLDDSSALRLTTARYYTPNGRSIQATGIVPDITMEQGAQLAAIDRGVRESNLPRHLERPDGETDPGAVIGGDAGGPDGQLVPIDTTPAENPDLREGELGKDPQLDRALELLKSWQVFKTFVAKRDG
- a CDS encoding TlyA family RNA methyltransferase — translated: MAGGVRLDRLLVERGLAPSRERAQRLILAGAVLVDERPADKPGTVVAADAALRLRAEASPWVSRGGEKLVGALDAFGVEPTGLDCLDVGASTGGFTDCLLQRGARRVVAVDVGYGQLAWRLRQDPRVTVLERMNARGLRREQVPIAPALVVIDVSFISLTLILPAVAAVAAPGAVVLALVKPQFEAGRGQVGKGGVVRDDAVRAEAVARVRAAAVALGFTVRGEADSVLPGPKGNREVFLHLVHGGA
- a CDS encoding prolipoprotein diacylglyceryl transferase; protein product: MFPDNLHIGPLPIHIFGVMLALAFLAGAQVLQREFGRKGFDPELASSVIVWAAVGSLVGARVWLVLEDWPAFVRDPIGFLFTGSGFVFYGGLVGGALAVTLLFRRHGIPWMQGADAAAPALVLGQAIGRVGCQLSGDGDWGAVTTAPWGMRYPYAVVCGIPPARCGADGQTVWPADVYVHPTPIYETLAYLAVFAFLWRRRREPHPDGSQIAWYLILASGARFAVEFLRINPVVGLGLTAAQWTSIGLIVLGTAQLLRLQRRWRTAAA
- a CDS encoding polyprenyl synthetase family protein, with protein sequence MDLERYLAARRRLVERALAAAFPAGRPALRRAIRYSLLAGGKRLRPILTVAAAEVAGGTARAVLPFACALELIHTYSLVHDDLPAMDDDDLRRGRPTSHKVYGEGMAILVGDALLTEAFGLMAGARGVAPERAVHAIAEVAAAAGEQGMVGGQALDLAGEGRQGTLAQVRAIHRRKTGALFTAAVRVGGLVGGAKAPLLRRLTTYGEQLGLAFQIVDDVLDALEAGDGRTDAALEKVTYPGVLGMDGARAHAARARDAALAALVPLGQPAEPLRAVATWVVAQADVLALAASA